CGACGCACGGGCAATCGACGTGGACGAACCGTCCGTGCCGAGAGCGGCGAACTCCATGTTTGCGACGAGGACGCCCACGATTCCTGCGAGGACCGGAACCGTCGACGTCTCGGGGAATCGCTCAGACCGGAGCGCGCGGGCGGTGGCGTACGATGCCCCACCGCCGATGAACGGTGTGAGAACCCACAGTGACACGATTTGTTGGTACTTCGCCCACGCGGGGTCGCCACCCATCGCGAGGCCGACGCCGACGACCGCACCGGTGACGGTGAACGCAGTCGCGATGGGATAGCCAGCGAAGACGCCGAGCGCGACGAGCACTGCTGCAGTGAGAAGTGCGATGACGGCCGCGGTCACAGTGAGCGTGACGCCGCCGATGAGTTCGGTCCCAACCGCGTTGGTAACGTTCGCACCCTGAAGGACGGCACCAGAGAATCCGAGGATGCCGACGATGAATCCGGCCCGCATCACCGAAATTGCGTTCGCACCGACTGCCGGGGCGAAGGGCGTCGACCCGGACGACCCGGCACCGATTGCCCACGCCATAAACAGACTGGCGAGTGCTGCGACACCGAGTGTTGCGAGCGTCCCAACCGCTACCACAGGAACACCTCCCGCGTTCGGTCCCAGATATTCGAGAGCATGCTAGCGGCGTCGGGCGTCGTCGTACCCCTCGCGCAGGCCCAAGAGGGTCCGTCGGACGAGGAGATACGCGAAGAAGACGAAGAGCAACATCACGATGAGCAACCCAGTGAACACTGGGTCTCCAGCGAGGAAGTCGACGATGCCGTCTACGACCAGAGGGTCGGCCATGTGCGAGGATTCCGAGGCCCCCGGGTATAGCCATTTCGGCGTCGGAACGTAACAGAACACCAACACTCATACGCAGAAGACGTGTACGGCGAATCGATGGCCGACCTCATCCCCTCCACCCCCGGAGACGCAGACGACGACCGGGACGACCGAGACCCACGGGTCATCGGCCTCGACAGCGACGAGGCCGACGACTTACTCGGTGCCATCTCCTCTTCGACCGCCCGGTCGGTCCTCGCATCCCTCCACGAGTCGCCAG
The genomic region above belongs to Haloferax marinisediminis and contains:
- a CDS encoding DUF7859 family protein, which codes for MADPLVVDGIVDFLAGDPVFTGLLIVMLLFVFFAYLLVRRTLLGLREGYDDARRR
- a CDS encoding inorganic phosphate transporter, encoding MVAVGTLATLGVAALASLFMAWAIGAGSSGSTPFAPAVGANAISVMRAGFIVGILGFSGAVLQGANVTNAVGTELIGGVTLTVTAAVIALLTAAVLVALGVFAGYPIATAFTVTGAVVGVGLAMGGDPAWAKYQQIVSLWVLTPFIGGGASYATARALRSERFPETSTVPVLAGIVGVLVANMEFAALGTDGSSTSIARASAIELAGMGLGETAWFVVSVLFVGVVAAGVVGRWMQTDPTSGQRRFLLVLGGLVAFSAGGSQVGLAIGPLVPLLDAVTIPLTAVLVGGGLGLLAGSWTGAPRMIKALAQDYSSLGPRRSIAAMIPSFAIAQTAVALGVPVSFNEIIVSAIIGSGFAAGGAGVSKQKMLYTVLAWIGSLLLAFGLSYGVFTLVSSVLPT